One Vibrio penaeicida DNA segment encodes these proteins:
- a CDS encoding oligogalacturonate-specific porin KdgM family protein, which produces MKKVFTLSALAAVMSTSAFAGSSYVTGNAQFHSDDIHGSKATSTLEAGHTFDSGTTLLVEYDGIPVGKLTGDAAPTPYITLGAEQMFSINDNLWVAAGYHHLLNNGETVQYRPLVKIGYNFDNGLSLSNRTRYHSVKDGDNQTRFDNRIGYTLNEDVALSYNNVYVVNSAEGADNSMDHELRATWTRKGVQPYFEFRNQGDNANNAFVFGASYGF; this is translated from the coding sequence ATGAAAAAAGTATTCACTCTTTCGGCTCTAGCAGCGGTCATGTCTACCAGCGCTTTCGCAGGTTCTTCTTACGTAACGGGTAACGCTCAATTCCACAGCGATGATATCCATGGTTCAAAAGCGACTTCTACTCTAGAAGCAGGTCACACGTTCGATTCTGGTACCACCCTTTTGGTTGAGTACGATGGTATCCCAGTAGGTAAGTTAACTGGCGATGCTGCTCCAACACCTTACATCACACTTGGTGCAGAGCAGATGTTTAGCATCAACGACAATCTTTGGGTTGCAGCGGGTTACCATCACTTGCTCAACAATGGCGAAACAGTTCAGTATCGCCCACTCGTCAAGATTGGCTACAACTTCGATAACGGTCTTTCTTTGAGCAACCGTACTCGTTACCACTCAGTAAAAGATGGCGACAATCAAACACGTTTCGACAACCGTATTGGTTACACGTTGAATGAAGATGTTGCATTGTCTTACAACAACGTATACGTGGTTAACTCTGCAGAAGGTGCAGACAACTCAATGGATCACGAGCTTCGTGCGACATGGACTCGTAAAGGTGTACAACCTTACTTTGAGTTCCGCAATCAAGGCGACAACGCCAACAACGCATTCGTATTTGGTGCGTCTTACGGCTTCTAA
- a CDS encoding F390 synthetase-related protein yields the protein MITLLNHFIKARYSRFQSREQVNAWQQQQIQTHLDWVCEHSPLYRGLKGLPLEAFPIINKSFMMENLSRINTRGLDGEELMERALTCESTRQFSESRVGDVTVGLSSGTSGQRGLFLADSKERQMWAGNILGKLLPNVWQKHRVALALRANSPLYTTVNRGPIQFFFADLMKPTHEWMKALDDFQPTLLIGSAQALQLCAEFSGSFGSPAISPQRIISGAEVLTPADKHFIQERFKGELHEVYQCTEGFLACTDNHGQMRWNQDIVHIEKHWLNQERTHYSPIITDFRRRTQPVIRYQLDDIIEAKDDDGVFEPIGSIAGRCGDKLLLTRNQFPAHVLPDLIYRAITLEIAGRVDYRIVQTDLNELTVEALPQWHHKIKAALMGLFNSLQLDDVTIEFGHAPEWTPSNKQRRVVNLYAK from the coding sequence ATGATCACCTTATTGAATCATTTTATCAAAGCGCGCTATTCACGCTTTCAATCTCGCGAGCAAGTGAATGCGTGGCAGCAGCAGCAAATTCAGACGCACTTAGACTGGGTATGTGAGCATTCCCCATTATACCGTGGGCTTAAAGGGCTCCCATTGGAAGCGTTTCCCATTATCAATAAATCCTTCATGATGGAGAATCTTTCACGAATCAATACACGAGGGTTGGATGGTGAGGAATTGATGGAGCGAGCGCTCACTTGCGAATCGACACGCCAATTTAGTGAATCTCGTGTTGGAGATGTAACGGTTGGTCTGTCTTCTGGCACTTCAGGGCAGCGCGGGCTCTTTCTTGCCGACAGCAAAGAAAGACAAATGTGGGCGGGCAATATCCTTGGCAAGCTTTTACCCAATGTTTGGCAAAAACACCGAGTCGCCTTAGCGCTACGAGCAAATAGCCCACTTTATACCACCGTTAACCGGGGACCTATCCAGTTCTTTTTTGCAGACTTGATGAAGCCCACTCACGAGTGGATGAAAGCATTGGATGATTTCCAGCCCACATTGCTCATTGGAAGCGCCCAAGCCTTGCAGCTTTGTGCCGAATTCAGCGGCAGTTTTGGATCCCCAGCCATCTCACCGCAACGCATTATTTCAGGCGCAGAGGTGTTAACCCCAGCTGATAAACATTTCATTCAAGAGAGATTCAAAGGTGAGCTTCATGAAGTGTATCAGTGCACAGAAGGGTTTCTGGCTTGCACCGATAACCATGGACAAATGCGCTGGAACCAAGACATTGTTCATATCGAAAAGCATTGGCTGAACCAAGAAAGAACCCACTATAGCCCTATTATTACCGACTTTAGGCGGCGAACTCAGCCTGTTATTCGCTACCAACTGGACGATATTATTGAAGCAAAAGATGATGATGGCGTATTTGAGCCTATTGGATCAATAGCAGGGCGGTGCGGCGATAAGCTCCTACTTACTCGAAACCAATTTCCGGCACATGTTCTGCCAGATCTTATCTATCGAGCCATCACGTTAGAGATCGCAGGCAGGGTCGATTACCGAATTGTTCAAACCGATCTCAACGAGTTAACAGTCGAAGCACTGCCTCAATGGCATCACAAAATAAAAGCGGCATTAATGGGTCTATTTAATTCACTGCAGTTAGATGATGTAACCATTGAATTTGGTCACGCACCAGAGTGGACCCCTTCTAACAAGCAAAGACGTGTGGTCAACCTCTATGCAAAATAA
- a CDS encoding ATP-grasp domain-containing protein, giving the protein MQNNPMRFLVTGARAPVAFEWAQTLLKQGHQIYLSDCTRFPLARYTKGVSGYIRTPAPKTDFSGYRAAILEAIDHFDIQVVIPTCEEVFYLAKFINERPNVNGFMPPPDLLYALHNKKDVFGLLENLPSVKRPTTQLITDKKQIDIDSNSILKPIYSRFGTDIIRDISIEAISSIEVSKQYPWVQQQKLSGAPLCLYAVFDHGKRIEHQCYLPKYCLNHSAATYFEPTEDARISRFIEAFGIKHNYHGQVSFDFMEHSGDVYVIECNPRATSGLHLIGDLLLWSKDEFTSKKTSALNSPKVSAKHLGGVMLICDGLKSLFNKKSWSDFLNTPSAIPVSQVPITVYGAPLGFMGLLYNAKKQNLSLSAATTFDIEWNGESE; this is encoded by the coding sequence ATGCAAAATAATCCAATGCGCTTTCTTGTCACAGGGGCTCGTGCACCTGTCGCCTTTGAATGGGCTCAAACATTACTAAAACAAGGACACCAAATTTACCTTTCGGATTGCACACGATTTCCGCTAGCTCGATACACCAAAGGCGTATCCGGTTACATTAGAACCCCCGCTCCAAAAACCGATTTTAGTGGGTATCGCGCGGCTATTTTGGAAGCCATTGACCACTTTGATATTCAAGTGGTGATCCCAACTTGTGAAGAAGTGTTTTACTTAGCCAAATTCATCAATGAGCGACCAAATGTGAATGGCTTTATGCCTCCGCCCGACTTGCTTTATGCACTGCACAACAAGAAAGACGTTTTTGGTTTGCTAGAAAACCTGCCTAGTGTAAAGCGCCCCACTACCCAATTGATCACCGACAAAAAGCAAATCGATATCGATTCTAATTCAATTCTTAAACCGATTTATTCGCGCTTTGGCACGGACATCATCCGTGACATTAGTATTGAAGCGATCTCTTCGATAGAGGTATCCAAGCAATATCCTTGGGTACAGCAGCAAAAACTGTCGGGAGCACCTCTGTGTCTTTACGCGGTTTTTGATCATGGAAAACGTATCGAACATCAATGTTACTTACCCAAATATTGCTTAAATCATTCCGCCGCAACCTATTTCGAGCCCACGGAAGATGCCAGAATTTCTCGGTTTATTGAAGCGTTTGGTATTAAGCATAACTATCATGGACAAGTCTCATTTGATTTCATGGAACATAGCGGTGACGTCTATGTGATTGAATGCAATCCAAGAGCAACCAGCGGTTTACACCTTATTGGGGACCTTCTTTTGTGGAGCAAAGACGAATTCACCTCAAAGAAAACATCAGCGTTGAATTCCCCAAAAGTGAGTGCAAAACATTTAGGCGGGGTAATGTTGATTTGTGATGGATTGAAATCATTGTTCAACAAAAAAAGCTGGAGTGACTTTCTAAACACCCCCTCAGCCATTCCTGTTTCTCAAGTCCCCATCACTGTGTATGGTGCACCACTTGGGTTCATGGGGCTTCTCTACAACGCAAAAAAGCAGAATCTAAGCCTATCAGCAGCGACAACCTTCGACATAGAGTGGAATGGTGAATCTGAATGA
- a CDS encoding TraB/GumN family protein, whose product MSLSSALRIALALLLVFPLTSIAQEPLYWKAQKGQQTLLILGSIHVGDKSMYPLPKMVNRFLSDSKALIVEIDLSHPPESLSFPTSELSTSDILSKEQSSKLTAIAKELGLPDSRLQNSPPWLAALTLQMANFQRLGYAANDGVDHVLTNQALEYNVPVKALETANQQLGFLNALPRNGSQLLVETLLHWDKYNDEFHCQISAWKSGDKSKLLQLLEEGDFEEDALETLLYQRNRDWVEKLNTPEWLKVAGNYTVVVGTLHLLGKHNVLELLEQKGWKVHQLSNSSKVEC is encoded by the coding sequence ATGTCTTTGTCTTCTGCATTGCGTATTGCATTGGCTTTGCTTCTTGTTTTCCCGTTAACTTCAATAGCTCAAGAGCCGCTCTACTGGAAAGCACAAAAAGGTCAGCAAACTCTGTTAATACTGGGTTCTATCCATGTTGGCGACAAAAGCATGTATCCGCTGCCTAAGATGGTGAATCGCTTTTTAAGTGACAGCAAAGCTTTGATTGTTGAAATTGATTTAAGCCACCCTCCAGAATCACTCAGTTTCCCGACGTCTGAACTTTCGACCAGCGACATTCTGAGTAAAGAACAATCGTCAAAACTCACTGCTATCGCCAAAGAACTTGGCTTACCCGATTCTCGATTGCAGAATTCCCCACCTTGGCTGGCCGCTTTAACCCTTCAAATGGCTAATTTCCAACGCTTAGGTTACGCCGCAAATGATGGGGTTGATCATGTTCTGACCAACCAAGCGTTAGAATACAATGTTCCTGTTAAAGCACTAGAAACGGCAAATCAGCAACTTGGATTTCTCAACGCACTCCCTCGTAACGGATCACAGTTGCTCGTAGAAACATTACTGCATTGGGATAAGTATAACGACGAATTCCATTGTCAAATATCAGCTTGGAAGTCGGGGGATAAAAGTAAGCTCCTTCAACTGCTTGAAGAAGGGGATTTTGAAGAAGATGCATTGGAAACCTTGCTGTATCAACGCAACCGAGACTGGGTTGAAAAGTTGAATACTCCAGAATGGCTGAAGGTGGCAGGTAACTATACAGTGGTGGTGGGTACATTACATTTACTTGGGAAGCACAACGTACTTGAGCTCCTTGAGCAGAAAGGGTGGAAAGTGCATCAGCTTTCCAACTCATCAAAAGTAGAGTGCTAG
- a CDS encoding GNAT family N-acetyltransferase — protein MNSSNDWYRKFSNLLPNEAPIDKCWAEFACLEIDGIIIPSTVSQPIANNCYAVSPLSLISGYAEDELPKVHNALARMLCRFMIKAVVIPLKLAKLDEVQTLNNQCLSTNMYSSSWHTISLQKIRDAALKLAPKQALLLRSLNPVQHLSIIENAKTDGWVPIATRQVYLHCDWANFKLTPDVKRDKKLLMEEGWKFRALESKQECERAKTLYDALYLDKYSEHNIQFTAQYLYRMSQEDLIQLRGLFYQGRMVAALGMVIIDGDMTCPIFGYDTSLPSKLALYRRISIFTIEYAKTHGLNFNMSSGAPRFKTHRGAKPEIEYSYVYTKHLTWFQRGIWRLLSVLTQTFYKPLLQKYRL, from the coding sequence ATGAATAGCTCAAATGACTGGTACAGAAAGTTTTCAAACCTGCTCCCCAATGAAGCGCCAATAGACAAGTGTTGGGCTGAGTTCGCATGTTTGGAAATAGACGGTATCATCATTCCAAGTACAGTTAGCCAACCTATCGCGAATAACTGCTATGCCGTCTCCCCATTATCGCTCATTTCTGGTTATGCCGAAGACGAGCTTCCAAAGGTGCACAACGCTCTCGCTCGGATGCTATGTCGCTTTATGATTAAAGCCGTGGTTATACCCTTAAAGCTTGCCAAGTTAGATGAAGTTCAAACACTAAACAACCAATGCTTATCGACCAATATGTACAGTTCATCTTGGCATACCATATCGCTTCAAAAAATTCGCGATGCTGCATTAAAGCTTGCACCAAAACAAGCCCTATTACTGCGATCACTCAATCCCGTTCAGCACCTCAGTATTATTGAGAATGCAAAAACCGACGGTTGGGTACCAATCGCCACTAGGCAAGTTTATCTGCACTGCGATTGGGCTAACTTCAAACTTACACCCGACGTAAAAAGAGACAAAAAGTTACTTATGGAGGAAGGTTGGAAATTTAGAGCACTTGAATCTAAGCAAGAATGTGAACGGGCTAAAACCCTTTATGATGCCCTATATTTAGATAAGTACAGCGAGCACAATATCCAATTTACTGCCCAATACCTGTACCGGATGAGTCAAGAAGATCTCATTCAGCTACGCGGGCTTTTTTACCAAGGAAGAATGGTTGCAGCGCTTGGGATGGTTATTATAGATGGAGACATGACCTGCCCTATTTTTGGGTACGACACATCGCTTCCCTCTAAATTAGCCTTGTATCGCCGTATATCCATTTTCACCATAGAATACGCCAAGACACATGGCCTCAACTTCAATATGAGTTCTGGCGCTCCGCGCTTCAAAACGCATAGAGGTGCAAAGCCAGAAATTGAATACAGCTACGTTTACACCAAGCATCTAACATGGTTTCAACGCGGTATTTGGCGGTTGCTGTCCGTTTTAACGCAAACTTTCTACAAGCCTTTATTGCAAAAATATCGCTTGTAG
- a CDS encoding PAAR domain-containing protein: MGKPAAHIGSAHTCPAVTGKVPHVGGPVAAGSPNVFVGGMPAARQGDMCVCVGPPDSIAAGSSGVFINGKPAARQGDGTSHGGSVASGNPTVLIGEKASGPMGNGGSSGASKANRSPEDDNRELPSAGEWVSVQTLVELAVADQLTAVFCNRSSGGHCPYCGNGC; encoded by the coding sequence ATGGGAAAACCAGCTGCACATATAGGCTCTGCTCATACTTGCCCTGCTGTAACGGGGAAAGTTCCACATGTAGGGGGACCAGTTGCCGCTGGATCACCTAACGTATTTGTTGGTGGTATGCCAGCAGCGAGACAAGGAGATATGTGTGTTTGCGTTGGTCCTCCCGACAGCATAGCCGCAGGCTCTTCTGGCGTATTTATCAATGGCAAACCAGCAGCTCGTCAGGGCGATGGCACATCACATGGTGGCTCCGTAGCTTCTGGTAACCCGACGGTTTTGATTGGGGAAAAAGCCAGTGGTCCAATGGGGAACGGTGGGTCTTCTGGAGCCTCAAAAGCCAATCGTAGTCCTGAAGACGATAACCGAGAGTTGCCTAGTGCTGGAGAATGGGTAAGCGTACAAACACTTGTTGAGCTTGCAGTGGCTGACCAACTGACCGCTGTTTTCTGCAACCGTTCTTCCGGTGGACATTGCCCATATTGTGGTAATGGCTGTTAG
- the thiD gene encoding bifunctional hydroxymethylpyrimidine kinase/phosphomethylpyrimidine kinase, translated as MFKPATPIVLTIAGSDSSGGAGIQADIKTISVTGSYACSVVTALTAQNTHGVASVHSVPAEFVAQQLDAVFSDLNIVAIKVGMLCNEDIIYAVADQLRAYNPKFLVVDPVMVATSGDTLLESKAVDALKKELFPLATLITPNLPEAMVLTNTKLPSNEDEMLTLADALKLSGARNALLKGGHLKEDESSTDLLITPERVFRYSAKRHSTNNTHGTGCTLSSAIASYLAQGHALERAVSMAKHYITKAIAHSDELEVGTGSGPVHHFYTD; from the coding sequence ATGTTCAAACCAGCTACACCCATCGTGCTCACCATTGCCGGTTCAGACAGCAGTGGGGGTGCAGGGATTCAAGCCGACATCAAAACCATCTCGGTAACGGGAAGCTATGCGTGTTCAGTGGTCACTGCGCTGACGGCACAAAATACACATGGTGTGGCAAGTGTGCATTCTGTGCCTGCTGAATTTGTTGCGCAGCAGTTGGATGCCGTTTTTTCCGACCTAAACATCGTTGCGATAAAAGTGGGGATGCTCTGTAACGAAGACATCATTTATGCTGTTGCTGACCAACTTAGAGCGTACAACCCTAAATTTCTCGTCGTTGATCCTGTCATGGTCGCCACCAGTGGCGATACGTTATTGGAAAGCAAAGCGGTTGATGCACTTAAGAAAGAACTGTTCCCATTAGCCACCTTGATTACCCCAAACCTTCCTGAAGCCATGGTCTTAACGAATACCAAACTCCCTTCAAATGAAGACGAAATGCTGACCTTAGCCGATGCTTTAAAACTATCTGGTGCGCGTAATGCGTTATTGAAAGGAGGTCACTTAAAAGAGGATGAAAGCAGCACAGATTTATTGATAACGCCCGAAAGAGTGTTTCGATACAGTGCTAAACGCCATTCAACTAACAATACGCACGGTACTGGCTGCACATTATCATCGGCTATCGCATCTTATCTAGCACAAGGGCATGCCTTGGAAAGAGCCGTTAGTATGGCAAAACATTACATTACAAAAGCCATCGCTCATTCCGATGAATTAGAAGTAGGCACAGGTTCGGGTCCCGTTCATCACTTCTATACCGATTAG
- a CDS encoding NAD-dependent epimerase/dehydratase family protein gives MKILVTGGTGMLGNAIIRLYHKKHALRFLGRNLKIAASLEENYNASAYLGDLSDKEMLRQACHGVNAIIHCAALSSPWGSYDDFYQANVLGTQNLLDAALKEDVKTFIHISTTSVYFDESDRWAIKESDPVANPFCNDYAKTKYQAEQLVQSTPTDLKSIILRPRGIFGPNDRAIVPRIMKAIRGNTLLMPSSRNPILDLTYVDNVADAAILACENAKNIESGSILNISNDEPKPVLDILHSLFQQSSHHQGSNTRVNIKGLPYSWLLPILTANEWIRTKLPSRPEPKITRYSAGLFHYHQTLDISRAKELLGYKPHVSIEEGIQRYVIWSKNQTV, from the coding sequence ATGAAGATTTTGGTCACGGGTGGGACGGGTATGCTTGGTAACGCCATTATCCGTTTGTACCACAAAAAACACGCCCTACGATTTTTAGGAAGAAACCTGAAGATTGCCGCTTCACTCGAAGAAAACTACAACGCGTCGGCTTACCTCGGTGATTTGTCGGATAAAGAAATGTTGCGCCAAGCCTGTCATGGCGTCAATGCCATCATTCATTGTGCCGCGCTTTCAAGCCCATGGGGAAGCTATGATGATTTTTACCAAGCCAACGTTTTGGGCACTCAAAACCTGCTCGATGCGGCTTTAAAAGAAGATGTCAAAACCTTCATTCATATTTCCACCACCAGCGTGTACTTTGATGAAAGCGATCGCTGGGCAATAAAAGAATCAGACCCTGTCGCCAATCCGTTTTGCAACGACTACGCCAAAACAAAATATCAAGCCGAGCAATTAGTGCAATCAACGCCTACCGACCTTAAAAGTATCATCTTAAGACCACGTGGTATTTTTGGCCCCAACGACCGAGCTATTGTGCCTAGAATCATGAAGGCAATTCGAGGAAATACGCTGCTCATGCCTTCTAGTCGGAACCCTATTCTGGATCTTACTTATGTGGATAACGTCGCTGATGCCGCCATTCTGGCTTGCGAGAATGCCAAGAATATTGAATCAGGTTCCATTTTAAATATCAGTAACGACGAACCAAAACCCGTTTTGGATATTCTACATAGCCTATTTCAACAAAGCTCACATCACCAAGGAAGCAATACCCGTGTCAACATAAAAGGTCTTCCGTATTCATGGCTTTTACCTATTTTGACCGCTAATGAGTGGATAAGAACAAAACTACCTAGTAGACCAGAGCCAAAAATAACGCGGTATTCTGCTGGGTTATTCCACTACCACCAAACCTTGGATATTAGCCGAGCGAAAGAATTGCTTGGCTATAAACCACACGTATCAATAGAAGAAGGGATTCAGCGTTATGTCATCTGGTCTAAAAATCAAACTGTTTGA
- a CDS encoding 3-oxoacyl-ACP synthase III family protein — protein MAFRILSSDVYLPQYPWNGDDFDLYLGLEKGTCRSKYAVGKRYIASGEESALFMATKAVKGCLEKADISLNDIDLLIYASGTHHQSLPYDAAAVLSQLQAPPSLASFDVNSTCLSFLSALDLANCLFKANRHQRILIVSSELGSGITLNKFKKPRPEVATLFSDGAAAYLLEAKPDAYGFHGALFETHHEGYQCCQIKGGGSNVNPHKTPYEDYLAACQFEMDGKSLFRHIVNVMPKFLQRGLARAELTKNDIAFFLPHQASYHGMVKLPKLTGFDAEKIVNNFHELGNQVAASLPINLHLLRNKHAGSDKKVLMAGSAAGLSLGMGVITL, from the coding sequence ATGGCTTTTAGGATTCTCTCTAGTGATGTGTATCTCCCCCAATACCCTTGGAATGGAGATGATTTTGACCTTTACCTTGGATTAGAAAAAGGAACCTGTAGAAGTAAATACGCTGTCGGTAAACGTTACATAGCCTCAGGTGAAGAAAGCGCTCTTTTTATGGCAACGAAAGCCGTTAAAGGTTGCTTAGAAAAGGCAGACATTTCGCTTAACGATATTGACCTTCTTATTTATGCCAGCGGTACCCACCACCAATCACTTCCTTACGATGCCGCAGCCGTACTGTCGCAATTACAAGCACCTCCTTCCCTAGCCAGTTTCGATGTAAACAGCACGTGTTTGTCGTTTTTATCTGCACTTGATCTGGCGAATTGCTTATTTAAAGCCAATCGCCACCAGCGGATTTTGATTGTTTCAAGTGAGCTAGGTTCTGGTATTACTTTGAATAAATTCAAAAAACCAAGGCCAGAGGTAGCGACTTTGTTTTCCGATGGCGCGGCGGCTTATTTGTTAGAAGCCAAGCCTGACGCCTATGGTTTTCACGGAGCGCTATTTGAAACTCATCATGAAGGTTATCAATGCTGTCAAATTAAAGGCGGCGGCAGTAACGTGAACCCGCATAAAACTCCTTACGAGGATTACCTAGCCGCTTGCCAGTTTGAAATGGATGGTAAATCTCTGTTTCGCCATATTGTGAATGTCATGCCTAAATTTCTACAACGCGGCTTGGCTCGGGCAGAGTTAACCAAAAACGATATTGCCTTCTTCCTACCGCATCAAGCTAGCTACCATGGGATGGTAAAACTGCCCAAATTAACGGGATTCGACGCAGAGAAAATCGTTAATAATTTCCATGAGCTAGGAAACCAAGTGGCCGCGTCACTTCCTATTAACCTCCACCTACTGCGAAACAAACACGCGGGCAGCGATAAGAAGGTGCTTATGGCTGGATCGGCGGCTGGTTTGTCTCTTGGAATGGGGGTCATCACACTATGA
- a CDS encoding DUF4123 domain-containing protein has product MNKLKALMANDALNHWIVVDAIRVPDIEEQIYLHESTSEAFKLYDESPLQEFREQSPVIFQYFGAEGISEQLFNDFAFRTSSVMFSANVEVEPYRIFKHLQSLMVVNIDSKKTLLRFYSSKFWNSSIGKMAQSDIDTLLGPCQYIGWVNEDKELKVYQGKEVDEPNSNDEILNLNSSYFLELI; this is encoded by the coding sequence GTGAATAAACTCAAAGCACTGATGGCAAATGATGCCCTTAATCACTGGATAGTTGTCGACGCTATTCGAGTTCCTGATATTGAGGAACAAATTTATCTCCATGAATCCACTTCAGAAGCCTTTAAGCTCTACGATGAAAGTCCTCTTCAAGAATTCAGAGAACAAAGCCCTGTCATATTCCAATACTTTGGTGCAGAAGGAATTTCTGAGCAGCTTTTTAACGACTTTGCATTTCGCACCAGTAGCGTCATGTTTTCCGCAAATGTTGAAGTTGAACCATATCGTATTTTTAAACACCTCCAGTCATTAATGGTTGTGAATATCGACAGCAAGAAAACGTTGCTTAGGTTCTATTCAAGTAAATTCTGGAATTCTTCAATTGGAAAAATGGCCCAAAGTGATATCGATACGCTTTTAGGACCTTGTCAATACATAGGTTGGGTAAACGAAGATAAAGAACTTAAGGTTTACCAGGGAAAAGAAGTCGATGAGCCCAATTCAAATGACGAAATATTGAACTTAAATTCTAGCTACTTTTTGGAATTGATATAA
- a CDS encoding MBL fold metallo-hydrolase, with translation MSSGLKIKLFEGGHCVHPGFVVKPGSGIKPRAFPAAVAAIHHPTQGYMLFDTGYHEAFFQRTRPFPERFYAWTTPCHFHQGDGILEQLHKEGISKTDIKHVVLSHFHADHIAAICEFDDAEIHCHPDGLNALTQSSRVGGVRKGYLKKLLPDSVRSNIRTHSNITQPIGDVLPEANDIDLQCQDLFGDGLLFLVYLPGHAAGQVGLLTKLNNNWVFLLADACWLIESLSENVNQHWLANMLCDDVGAYKRTLNELRKCYHQLNHIVEFVPSHCSDTIDRLKEKGWMS, from the coding sequence ATGTCATCTGGTCTAAAAATCAAACTGTTTGAAGGTGGGCACTGCGTTCACCCAGGTTTTGTTGTTAAACCCGGTAGTGGCATAAAACCCCGAGCCTTTCCTGCTGCGGTTGCCGCTATCCATCACCCTACGCAGGGCTACATGCTCTTTGATACGGGTTACCACGAGGCGTTTTTTCAACGAACTCGCCCATTCCCAGAACGTTTTTACGCGTGGACGACGCCTTGTCATTTTCATCAAGGTGACGGTATTTTGGAGCAACTGCACAAGGAAGGCATAAGTAAGACCGACATCAAGCATGTGGTGTTGTCGCATTTTCATGCCGACCACATTGCGGCAATTTGCGAGTTCGACGACGCCGAGATTCATTGCCACCCCGATGGTTTAAACGCACTGACTCAGTCAAGCCGAGTGGGCGGTGTCCGCAAAGGCTATTTAAAAAAGCTTCTTCCTGACTCGGTAAGAAGTAACATTCGTACTCATTCAAACATCACACAGCCAATAGGCGATGTATTACCTGAAGCAAACGACATTGATCTTCAATGCCAAGATTTATTTGGCGATGGGTTGCTGTTCTTAGTTTATCTTCCAGGGCATGCTGCAGGGCAAGTAGGGTTATTAACAAAACTCAATAATAACTGGGTTTTCTTGTTGGCTGATGCTTGCTGGCTTATTGAAAGTTTGTCTGAGAACGTCAATCAACACTGGTTAGCCAATATGCTGTGTGATGATGTTGGCGCGTATAAACGAACGCTGAACGAGCTCCGTAAGTGTTACCATCAACTAAATCACATAGTTGAATTTGTGCCTTCACATTGCTCCGACACCATTGACCGACTAAAAGAAAAAGGGTGGATGTCATGA